A region from the Wolbachia endosymbiont of Folsomia candida genome encodes:
- a CDS encoding pyrimidine dimer DNA glycosylase/endonuclease V, translating to MMNIFILHEDPVIAAQMLCDKHVVKMVLETAQLLSSVFG from the coding sequence ATGATGAATATTTTTATATTACATGAAGACCCAGTAATTGCAGCGCAAATGTTGTGTGATAAGCATGTGGTAAAGATGGTGTTGGAAACTGCTCAATTATTAAGTAGTGTTTTTGGGTAG